The following are from one region of the Gryllotalpicola protaetiae genome:
- a CDS encoding TetR/AcrR family transcriptional regulator, which yields MPETKPEVKKRADAQANYDRILGVALEALTADPDASLNSIAKTAGVGAGTLYRHFPTRDHLVVAAYRHEVEELVDAAYSPWLADLAPTAALRTWFDRMAQYGMTKVGLKSALDAATQSVPFERDEIHNTLTAAIFHLLERGQAAGELRADLSAEDVLLAVGFLWRLDPASDWRPQAARLLDLVVDGLRAAPVPAATE from the coding sequence ATGCCTGAAACGAAGCCCGAAGTCAAGAAGCGCGCCGACGCGCAGGCCAACTACGACCGCATCCTCGGCGTGGCCCTCGAGGCGCTCACCGCCGACCCCGACGCATCGCTGAACTCCATTGCGAAGACTGCGGGCGTGGGCGCTGGAACTCTGTACCGGCACTTCCCGACGCGCGACCACCTCGTGGTCGCCGCGTACCGCCATGAGGTGGAAGAGCTCGTCGATGCGGCCTACTCCCCGTGGCTCGCCGACCTCGCGCCGACCGCGGCGCTGCGCACCTGGTTCGACCGCATGGCGCAGTACGGCATGACGAAGGTGGGGCTCAAGAGTGCGCTCGACGCGGCCACGCAATCGGTGCCGTTCGAGCGCGACGAGATCCACAACACGCTCACGGCGGCGATCTTCCACCTGCTCGAGCGCGGCCAGGCCGCGGGCGAGCTGCGGGCCGACCTCAGCGCCGAAGACGTGCTGCTCGCCGTCGGGTTCCTGTGGCGCCTCGACCCGGCATCCGACTGGCGTCCTCAGGCGGCACGCCTGCTCGACCTCGTCGTCGACGGCCTCCGCGCTGCGCCGGTCCCTGCCGCAACGGAGTGA